Proteins encoded by one window of Homoserinimonas aerilata:
- the hemC gene encoding hydroxymethylbilane synthase translates to MSAPIRIGTRGSALALAQTGQIADRVRRASGGEVEIVTVTTEGDTSRASLSSLGGTGVFASALREALLAGECDLVVHSLKDLPTAPAEGLRIGAVPKRADARDALIARDGLTLATLPEGARVGTGSPRRVAQLRSVRPDLVLSDIRGNIDTRLGFVHGGSLDAVVLAAAGLGRLGRLDAATELFELSAHPSAPGQGALAIEVRERVPAALAGVLQGLEHASTRLAATAERAVLARLEAGCAAPVGATALIDSDLLLLTATVYSIDGSRSLSASHGLVLEGPPAARIELATELGHRAADELLEAGAAELAPLR, encoded by the coding sequence GTGAGCGCGCCGATCCGCATCGGAACCCGCGGCAGCGCCCTCGCGCTGGCGCAGACGGGGCAGATCGCCGACCGGGTTCGTCGCGCATCCGGCGGCGAGGTCGAGATCGTCACGGTCACGACGGAGGGCGACACCTCCCGTGCCTCGCTCTCCAGTCTCGGCGGAACGGGCGTCTTTGCCAGCGCCCTGCGCGAGGCACTTCTGGCCGGCGAATGCGATCTCGTCGTGCATTCGCTCAAGGATCTGCCGACCGCCCCCGCGGAGGGTCTGCGCATCGGTGCGGTGCCCAAGAGAGCGGATGCGCGTGACGCGCTGATCGCGCGGGACGGGCTCACGCTCGCCACGCTTCCGGAGGGCGCCCGGGTCGGCACGGGCTCGCCCCGGCGGGTCGCGCAGCTGCGGTCGGTTCGCCCCGATCTGGTGCTGAGCGACATCCGCGGCAACATCGACACGCGGCTCGGCTTCGTGCACGGCGGCAGCCTCGATGCGGTCGTTCTGGCCGCGGCCGGGCTCGGCCGGCTGGGCCGCCTCGACGCCGCAACGGAGCTGTTCGAGCTTTCTGCGCATCCGTCTGCTCCCGGCCAGGGAGCCCTCGCGATCGAGGTCCGTGAGCGCGTTCCGGCGGCACTCGCCGGGGTACTGCAGGGCCTCGAGCACGCCTCGACGCGTCTCGCCGCCACCGCTGAGCGTGCGGTCCTCGCCCGTCTGGAGGCAGGATGCGCCGCCCCTGTCGGCGCGACGGCCCTGATCGACAGCGACCTGCTGCTGCTCACCGCCACCGTCTATTCCATCGACGGTTCACGCTCGCTCTCCGCCTCACACGGGCTCGTGCTCGAGGGCCCTCCTGCGGCCAGGATCGAACTCGCGACCGAGCTCGGCCACCGCGCCGCCGACGAACTGCTCGAGGCCGGCGCGGCCGAGCTCGCCCCGCTGCGGTGA
- a CDS encoding uroporphyrinogen-III synthase yields MTNHALLHGRHVLVPRGGELGERLASLLREAGATVTTAPLIRFTAAENPSAVAAALERLAEGRYDWLTVTSATTVTVLSEGDAVIPATTRVAAVGEATASALRGAGHRVDFVPEHDGSAAGMLREWPGGGASALLLQSAIAAPTLAEGLAALGLAVDVVAAYRTLPVDAPRDVVDAAHAGLFDAILLTSASVARQVARQLHPLPVSTLLVCIGAPTAQAASEAGLSVAAIATRSSAEALVDAVADALTHNLPEHDS; encoded by the coding sequence ATGACCAACCACGCGCTATTGCACGGCCGACACGTTCTCGTTCCCCGCGGCGGCGAGCTCGGCGAACGGCTCGCCAGTCTGCTGCGGGAGGCGGGGGCAACTGTCACGACGGCCCCGCTCATCCGCTTCACCGCTGCCGAGAACCCCTCGGCCGTCGCCGCCGCCCTCGAACGGCTCGCGGAGGGGCGCTACGACTGGCTCACGGTGACGAGCGCCACGACCGTCACCGTGCTCTCGGAGGGCGACGCCGTGATCCCCGCGACGACACGTGTCGCCGCAGTGGGGGAGGCGACGGCGTCCGCGCTCCGCGGGGCCGGCCACCGGGTCGACTTTGTTCCTGAGCACGACGGCTCTGCGGCGGGAATGCTCCGTGAATGGCCCGGCGGCGGAGCATCCGCGCTTCTGCTGCAGTCCGCCATCGCCGCCCCCACACTCGCGGAGGGGCTCGCCGCGCTCGGCCTCGCCGTCGACGTGGTCGCCGCCTACCGCACGCTGCCCGTAGACGCCCCCCGCGACGTCGTCGATGCGGCGCACGCAGGGCTCTTCGACGCCATCCTGCTCACCTCGGCAAGCGTGGCCCGCCAAGTGGCCCGGCAGCTGCATCCGTTGCCGGTATCCACCCTTCTCGTCTGCATCGGCGCCCCCACCGCGCAGGCGGCGAGCGAGGCGGGGCTCTCCGTCGCCGCGATCGCCACCAGGAGCAGCGCGGAGGCTCTTGTCGACGCGGTGGCGGATGCGCTCACCCACAACCTCCCAGAACACGACTCATAG
- the hemB gene encoding porphobilinogen synthase: MTTGPLIRPRRLRTSAAMRRLVAETAIRPEKLVLPMFVREGATGPQEIPSMPGVVHHSLDSLKAAVAEAATLGLGGVMLFGIPEKKDAIGSGATDEQGILNVATRVAVAEAGDALVVQTDLCLDEFTDHGHCGVLDAEGRVDNDASLLRYREMAIAQAVSGSQLLGLSGMMDGQVTAVREELDSHGLIDTAILGYGAKYASAFYGPFRDAVQSSLEGDRATYQQHPANRREGLREVMLDIEQGADIVMVKPAMSYLDVLADVADVSDIPVWAYQVSGEYSMIEAAAAQGWIDRERAIEESVLSIFRAGADAVLTYWAAEIAGGKR, translated from the coding sequence ATGACAACCGGCCCCCTCATCCGCCCCCGCCGCCTTCGCACGAGTGCCGCCATGCGCCGCCTCGTCGCGGAGACCGCCATCCGGCCCGAGAAGCTCGTGCTGCCCATGTTCGTGAGGGAGGGCGCCACCGGCCCGCAGGAGATCCCGTCGATGCCGGGGGTCGTGCACCACAGTCTCGACAGTCTCAAGGCCGCCGTCGCCGAGGCCGCGACGCTCGGGCTCGGCGGCGTCATGCTCTTCGGCATCCCCGAGAAGAAGGACGCCATCGGCTCTGGCGCGACGGATGAGCAGGGAATCCTCAACGTGGCCACCCGCGTCGCCGTCGCAGAAGCCGGTGACGCGCTCGTCGTGCAGACCGACCTCTGCCTCGACGAGTTCACCGACCACGGCCACTGCGGCGTGCTCGACGCGGAAGGTCGCGTCGACAACGATGCAAGCCTGCTGCGCTACCGCGAGATGGCGATCGCGCAGGCGGTCAGCGGCTCCCAGCTGCTCGGCCTCAGCGGCATGATGGACGGCCAAGTCACGGCCGTACGCGAAGAGCTCGACTCGCACGGCCTCATCGACACAGCCATCCTCGGCTACGGCGCCAAATACGCATCCGCCTTCTATGGGCCCTTCCGCGACGCTGTGCAGTCCAGCCTGGAGGGTGACCGCGCCACATATCAGCAGCATCCGGCGAATCGGCGCGAGGGGCTGCGCGAGGTCATGCTCGATATCGAGCAGGGCGCAGACATCGTCATGGTGAAACCCGCGATGAGCTATCTCGATGTGCTCGCCGATGTCGCCGACGTCAGCGACATCCCCGTCTGGGCCTACCAGGTCTCGGGAGAGTACTCCATGATCGAAGCCGCCGCAGCGCAGGGCTGGATCGACCGCGAGCGCGCCATCGAGGAGTCTGTTCTCTCCATCTTCCGGGCCGGCGCCGACGCGGTGCTCACCTATTGGGCCGCAGAAATCGCTGGAGGCAAGCGATGA
- the hemL gene encoding glutamate-1-semialdehyde 2,1-aminomutase, translated as MTSNSESFDAARALIPGGVNSPVRAFGSVGGTPRFITSARGAYVTDVEGREYVDLVASWGPALLGHAHPATVEAVQRAAEKGLSFGASTPGETRLAELVAARLAPAVERLRLVSTGTEATMTAIRLARGATGRDLLVKFAGHYHGHSDGLLAEGGSGIATLALPGSAGVPEAVAAHTLVIPYNDLDAVRTVFAEHGPRIAAVIAEAAAANMGVVPPDPGFNAALVRIAHDHGALVILDEVLTGFRVGPAGWWGIDQEEPYTPDIFTFGKVIGGGMPLAALGGSAAIMDHLAPLGPVYQAGTLSGNPLAVAAGIATLEAADAGVYEHLDRTADTIAAATSDALSAAGVAHVVQRAGSLFSFAFAESAPRDYAQVKAQEAFRYPPFFHAMLDAGVSLPPSVFEAWFVTAAHDDAAVSRIVEALPAAARAAASASAPEGSR; from the coding sequence ATGACCAGCAATTCAGAGTCATTTGACGCCGCGCGCGCGCTCATCCCGGGCGGTGTCAACTCGCCCGTGCGCGCCTTCGGCTCGGTCGGCGGCACCCCGCGCTTCATCACCTCGGCCCGAGGGGCATATGTGACGGATGTCGAGGGTCGCGAATATGTGGACCTTGTCGCGTCGTGGGGGCCCGCCCTGCTGGGCCACGCGCATCCGGCAACCGTCGAGGCCGTGCAGCGCGCCGCCGAGAAGGGGCTGTCGTTCGGGGCGTCGACACCCGGCGAGACCCGTCTGGCCGAGTTGGTCGCGGCACGCCTCGCACCGGCCGTGGAGCGGCTCCGGCTGGTCTCGACCGGCACGGAGGCGACAATGACGGCGATCCGGCTCGCGCGCGGAGCCACCGGCCGTGATCTCCTGGTGAAGTTTGCCGGCCACTATCACGGGCACTCTGACGGGCTGCTCGCCGAGGGCGGATCGGGTATCGCGACGCTGGCGCTGCCCGGGTCGGCGGGCGTACCGGAGGCGGTCGCCGCGCATACCCTCGTCATTCCGTACAACGATCTCGACGCCGTGCGCACGGTCTTCGCCGAGCACGGCCCGCGCATCGCCGCCGTGATCGCCGAGGCGGCAGCTGCGAACATGGGCGTGGTGCCCCCGGACCCCGGGTTCAACGCGGCCCTCGTGCGTATCGCCCACGACCATGGCGCGCTCGTGATCCTCGATGAGGTGCTCACCGGGTTCAGGGTGGGGCCCGCGGGGTGGTGGGGTATCGACCAAGAAGAGCCGTACACCCCGGACATCTTCACCTTCGGCAAGGTCATCGGTGGCGGCATGCCTCTGGCCGCGCTGGGCGGTTCCGCCGCGATCATGGATCATCTGGCCCCACTCGGCCCCGTCTATCAGGCGGGAACGTTGAGCGGCAACCCGTTGGCGGTCGCCGCGGGCATCGCCACGCTCGAGGCGGCCGACGCTGGCGTCTACGAGCACCTCGACCGCACGGCCGACACGATCGCGGCGGCGACCTCCGACGCGCTGTCTGCCGCGGGCGTCGCCCATGTCGTGCAGCGGGCCGGAAGCCTGTTCTCCTTCGCGTTCGCCGAGTCGGCACCTCGCGACTACGCGCAGGTGAAGGCGCAGGAGGCGTTCCGCTATCCGCCGTTCTTCCACGCCATGCTCGATGCGGGGGTCTCCCTCCCGCCGAGCGTCTTCGAGGCGTGGTTCGTCACGGCCGCCCACGACGACGCGGCAGTGTCGCGAATCGTTGAGGCGCTGCCTGCGGCGGCCCGGGCTGCGGCCTCCGCGAGCGCCCCCGAGGGCTCGCGCTAA
- a CDS encoding LysR substrate-binding domain-containing protein, which translates to MPVESEPLRIAMVPGVTVAKWTRAWQERRRNSPLIVTPISEAEQIEVLHDGRADLSFVRLPIEREGLSVIRLYGEVAVVVVAKEHPVSLFESVTEAELESEVVRTEDPADAVEVVAAGVGVLRVPHSVARLHARKDVVAVPVSDAAETEIAVVWLAENTTPDIEEFVGIVRGRRPGSSRGPAREEVPTASDTKPVQKKPAQKQGGGAPKGGGKAKAKPAAKHPPKSKARGRKKTGR; encoded by the coding sequence ATGCCCGTCGAATCCGAACCACTCCGTATCGCCATGGTCCCCGGGGTCACCGTGGCGAAATGGACCAGAGCCTGGCAGGAACGACGCCGCAACAGCCCCCTCATTGTCACCCCCATTTCCGAGGCCGAGCAGATCGAGGTGCTGCACGACGGGCGCGCCGATCTCAGTTTCGTGCGGCTGCCGATCGAGCGGGAGGGGCTCAGTGTCATCCGCCTCTACGGCGAGGTTGCCGTCGTGGTCGTGGCGAAAGAGCATCCGGTGTCGCTCTTCGAATCGGTGACCGAGGCTGAGCTTGAGAGCGAGGTGGTGCGCACCGAGGACCCCGCCGATGCTGTCGAGGTCGTCGCCGCCGGCGTCGGGGTGCTGCGGGTTCCCCACTCGGTGGCGCGGCTGCACGCGCGCAAGGATGTCGTCGCCGTTCCGGTGTCGGATGCCGCCGAAACCGAGATCGCGGTCGTCTGGCTCGCCGAGAACACCACCCCCGACATCGAGGAGTTTGTGGGAATCGTGCGCGGGCGGCGACCCGGCAGCTCACGCGGCCCCGCGCGGGAGGAAGTGCCGACGGCGAGCGACACGAAGCCGGTGCAGAAGAAACCCGCGCAGAAACAGGGCGGAGGCGCACCGAAGGGAGGCGGCAAAGCCAAGGCGAAGCCGGCCGCGAAGCATCCACCCAAGTCGAAGGCACGCGGCCGCAAGAAGACGGGTCGTTAG
- a CDS encoding DUF5997 family protein: MKPATAAQKLGVYLPATPEAFQNNPITRSELNDLLESPPEWLAELRRSGPHPRSVVAGKLGVSNAGLARGGVTDALTTADITALLQTPPEWLVTERATQAKVREEKARIKAAPKK; this comes from the coding sequence ATGAAACCAGCCACGGCGGCCCAGAAGCTCGGCGTGTACCTGCCGGCGACCCCCGAGGCATTCCAGAACAACCCCATCACCCGCTCCGAGCTGAACGATCTGCTCGAGTCGCCGCCGGAGTGGCTGGCCGAGCTGCGACGCAGCGGGCCGCATCCGCGCTCTGTCGTCGCAGGCAAGCTGGGCGTCTCCAACGCCGGCCTCGCCCGCGGCGGTGTGACGGATGCCCTGACGACGGCAGACATCACGGCCCTCCTCCAGACACCGCCCGAGTGGCTCGTCACGGAGCGTGCGACGCAGGCGAAGGTGCGCGAGGAGAAGGCGCGCATCAAGGCCGCCCCCAAGAAGTAA
- a CDS encoding dihydrofolate reductase family protein, which yields MPRFIYYTASTLNGFLADEHNSLSWLFAVEHPGSELTEKLLDRVGVMVEGSTTYEWMLREERMLEEPQRWSEFHGERPAFVFTSRKLPVPEGVDVRFASGSVADAVPAIVEAAGERDIWLVGGGELVGQFHDLGLLDEIQVSIAPVTLPGGAPLLPRRIESDALQLRTVEHLGGFAHLTFDVKRP from the coding sequence ATGCCGCGTTTCATCTACTACACCGCATCCACGCTCAACGGGTTCCTTGCCGACGAGCACAACTCGCTGTCCTGGCTCTTCGCCGTCGAGCATCCGGGCTCCGAGCTGACCGAGAAGCTGCTGGATCGCGTCGGTGTCATGGTCGAGGGCTCGACCACCTACGAGTGGATGCTGCGCGAGGAACGCATGCTCGAGGAGCCGCAGCGCTGGAGCGAGTTCCACGGTGAGCGGCCGGCATTCGTGTTCACGAGTCGCAAGCTGCCGGTGCCGGAGGGCGTCGACGTGCGCTTCGCATCCGGGTCGGTGGCGGATGCGGTGCCCGCGATCGTCGAGGCTGCAGGCGAACGAGACATCTGGCTGGTCGGTGGCGGCGAACTCGTCGGGCAGTTTCACGACCTCGGCCTGCTCGATGAGATCCAGGTGTCGATCGCGCCCGTCACCCTGCCGGGCGGGGCACCACTGCTCCCGCGCCGTATCGAGTCCGATGCGCTGCAGCTGCGCACAGTCGAGCATCTGGGCGGATTCGCACACCTCACCTTCGATGTGAAGCGCCCCTAG
- a CDS encoding M20/M25/M40 family metallo-hydrolase codes for MRDKRTLRRVAMATGIGLVAGLGITAGFGLPAYAGGGHSGGHGGGHGPGKGNSSLADAVKADAIVAHLDALQAIADANDGTRAAGSAGHIAAAEYIEQQLRDAGYDPVRQPFSYDQFVENSSAFEQLTPTATSYVDQTDYDVMDYSGSGDVSAVVTPVDINLAGDRASTSGCEAEDFAGFTAGEIALLQRGTCDFRTKIDNAAAAGAAAAIVFNQGNVVEGDDRLGLVLGTLATPQAAIPAIGTTFAIGEGFAATETTLRIQVDGTTQAIETFNVLADAPAKTKGKHSAPEIVVVGGHLDSVAEGPGINDNGSGSGAILETAIQLAKSKLKPQNTVRFAFWSGEEDGLVGSAYYVSQLTDADIAQHAVNLNFDMVASPNFVRFVYDGDGSAFGSEGPEGSAEVEQLFTKFFAKQGLATEETAFDGRSDYNAFIEAGIPAGGLFTGAEGVKSDEQAAVFGGTAGEPFDPCYHQACDTSANINVDVLDEMADGIAYATQHYADVKAGKGHGHGHGHGHGDSDNRGHHSRR; via the coding sequence ATGAGGGACAAGCGAACGCTACGCAGGGTGGCCATGGCCACCGGCATCGGGCTCGTCGCGGGGCTCGGCATCACCGCCGGCTTCGGCCTGCCGGCCTACGCGGGCGGAGGGCACAGCGGAGGGCATGGCGGCGGCCACGGTCCAGGCAAGGGCAACTCGTCGCTCGCCGATGCCGTCAAGGCGGATGCCATCGTCGCCCACCTTGATGCGCTGCAGGCAATCGCCGACGCAAACGACGGCACCAGGGCCGCAGGCAGCGCAGGCCACATCGCGGCAGCGGAGTACATCGAACAGCAACTGCGCGACGCAGGCTACGACCCCGTGCGACAGCCGTTCAGCTACGACCAGTTCGTGGAGAACAGCTCTGCGTTCGAACAGCTCACGCCGACCGCGACGAGCTATGTCGACCAGACTGACTACGACGTCATGGACTATTCCGGTTCAGGCGATGTGAGCGCCGTCGTCACCCCTGTCGACATCAACCTCGCGGGCGACCGCGCCTCGACCAGCGGATGCGAGGCCGAAGACTTCGCCGGATTCACCGCAGGAGAGATTGCGCTCCTCCAGCGCGGCACCTGCGACTTCAGAACCAAGATCGACAATGCGGCAGCAGCAGGCGCCGCCGCAGCCATCGTGTTCAATCAGGGCAACGTCGTAGAGGGTGACGACCGGCTCGGGCTCGTGCTCGGCACGCTCGCAACCCCGCAGGCCGCCATCCCCGCTATCGGCACCACCTTCGCCATCGGCGAGGGCTTCGCGGCCACCGAGACCACCCTGCGAATCCAGGTCGACGGCACCACGCAGGCGATCGAGACATTCAACGTGCTGGCGGATGCCCCCGCCAAGACCAAGGGCAAGCATTCTGCGCCGGAGATCGTCGTGGTCGGAGGCCACCTCGACTCGGTCGCAGAGGGCCCCGGCATCAACGACAACGGCAGCGGAAGCGGAGCCATCCTGGAGACGGCGATCCAGCTCGCAAAGTCGAAGCTGAAGCCGCAGAACACCGTGCGCTTCGCCTTCTGGAGCGGTGAGGAAGATGGGCTCGTCGGATCGGCGTACTACGTCTCCCAGCTGACGGATGCCGACATCGCGCAGCACGCCGTGAACCTGAACTTCGACATGGTCGCGTCGCCGAACTTCGTACGTTTCGTCTATGACGGCGACGGTTCGGCATTCGGATCCGAAGGCCCCGAAGGCTCGGCCGAGGTCGAGCAGCTCTTCACCAAGTTCTTCGCGAAGCAGGGCCTGGCGACTGAGGAGACCGCATTCGATGGTCGCTCCGACTACAACGCCTTCATCGAGGCGGGCATCCCGGCGGGTGGCCTGTTCACGGGTGCCGAGGGAGTCAAGAGCGACGAGCAGGCGGCCGTCTTCGGCGGTACCGCGGGTGAGCCGTTCGACCCGTGCTACCACCAGGCGTGCGACACCTCAGCCAATATCAACGTCGACGTGCTCGACGAGATGGCCGACGGCATCGCCTACGCCACGCAGCACTACGCCGACGTCAAGGCGGGCAAGGGTCACGGGCATGGCCACGGCCACGGCCACGGCGACTCCGACAACCGGGGTCACCACTCGCGTCGTTAG
- a CDS encoding YitT family protein, with protein MNPSSPRVPRAPQTTQPGAPARPHRPWEDAVALVTGSVAMSFGVVLLNAVGAVTGGLAGVAFLISYSSGWTFGLVFFLINIPFYVLSLMRMGVAFTIKTLCVVVMISVLTSVHPLFFSIESIDPFYACILGGMFMGLGMLILFRHRASAGGFGILALFLQDRFRLSAGLVQLGFDAVIVLLALLVAAPMIVLASVSGVVVLNVILAMNHRPGRYLG; from the coding sequence GTGAATCCTTCCTCCCCGCGGGTACCGCGAGCGCCACAGACGACGCAGCCGGGCGCCCCCGCTCGCCCGCACCGCCCCTGGGAGGATGCCGTCGCCCTCGTGACCGGTTCCGTTGCGATGTCGTTCGGCGTGGTGCTCCTGAATGCGGTGGGCGCGGTGACGGGCGGGCTCGCCGGCGTGGCGTTCCTGATCAGCTATTCCTCGGGCTGGACGTTCGGGCTCGTGTTCTTTCTGATCAACATCCCGTTCTATGTGCTCTCGCTGATGCGCATGGGGGTGGCGTTCACGATTAAGACGCTGTGTGTGGTCGTGATGATCTCGGTGCTCACCTCGGTGCATCCGCTGTTCTTCTCGATCGAATCGATCGACCCGTTCTATGCGTGCATCCTCGGCGGCATGTTCATGGGGCTGGGGATGCTCATCCTGTTCCGCCACAGGGCGAGCGCCGGCGGGTTCGGCATTCTGGCATTGTTCCTGCAGGACCGCTTCCGGCTCAGCGCGGGCCTCGTGCAGTTGGGGTTCGACGCGGTGATCGTGCTGCTGGCCCTGCTCGTGGCGGCTCCGATGATCGTGCTGGCTTCAGTGTCGGGAGTGGTCGTGCTGAACGTGATTCTGGCGATGAACCATCGACCGGGGCGCTACCTCGGCTGA
- a CDS encoding winged helix-turn-helix transcriptional regulator, protein MSDAEFAHIDDEECRRFQVSAELAGRKWNAAILLAGARGARRFSEYRALVSGISDRMLTARIKELEAEGLIARDVQPTTPVSIAYELTASGRQLISLLHPLVNWSKARAERTELR, encoded by the coding sequence ATGAGTGACGCCGAGTTCGCCCACATCGATGACGAGGAATGCCGACGCTTTCAGGTGTCTGCCGAACTGGCGGGCCGCAAATGGAACGCGGCCATCCTCCTGGCCGGAGCCCGAGGCGCCCGACGCTTCTCGGAGTACCGCGCACTCGTCTCCGGCATCTCCGACCGGATGCTCACGGCACGGATCAAAGAGCTGGAAGCCGAAGGGCTCATCGCACGCGACGTGCAGCCGACGACGCCTGTCTCCATCGCCTACGAACTCACGGCGTCAGGTCGGCAGCTCATCTCGCTCCTGCATCCCCTGGTGAACTGGAGCAAGGCGCGAGCGGAGCGCACCGAGCTTCGGTGA
- a CDS encoding LLM class flavin-dependent oxidoreductase: protein MQIGAYSFGDTQLDPDGSTRSTAEAIRNLFDAIVHADQAGLDYFGIGEHHTVSMPASSPGTVIAAVAGATSQIKLGSGASIISTDDPVRVFQQFAIADAVSGGGRVEITAGRGSSVETFPLFGYDLRDYDRLYSEKLELLMTINDADSERVTWSGSVRPSIDNLAVVPRPVKGRLPLWLATGGNPSSSVRAGQLGLPISYGIIGGQPHRFAPLAELYRQSAAQAGHSGDDIRVSVGALGLIAPTKEEALERFYPGWRNLNIEMGRLRGWSAPDKRNYDIQAQAPGAYYVGDPDDVAERIVHLHGYMGHMRHFLQMDIGGLPQEHFLESLTLLATEVKPRVKRLLAAK, encoded by the coding sequence ATGCAGATAGGCGCCTACAGTTTCGGCGACACCCAGCTCGACCCGGATGGCAGCACGCGTTCGACCGCGGAGGCCATCCGCAACCTGTTCGACGCGATTGTGCACGCCGATCAAGCCGGCTTGGACTATTTCGGCATCGGCGAGCACCACACCGTGAGCATGCCTGCGTCGTCTCCGGGTACCGTCATTGCGGCGGTGGCAGGGGCGACGAGCCAGATCAAGCTGGGCAGCGGTGCCAGCATCATCAGCACGGATGATCCGGTGCGGGTGTTTCAGCAGTTCGCGATCGCCGATGCGGTGTCCGGCGGCGGCCGCGTCGAGATCACGGCAGGGCGGGGCTCCTCGGTTGAGACCTTCCCGTTGTTCGGCTACGACCTGCGCGACTACGACAGGCTCTACTCAGAGAAGCTCGAGCTGCTGATGACGATCAACGATGCGGACTCTGAGCGGGTGACCTGGTCGGGATCCGTTCGCCCGAGCATCGACAACCTCGCCGTGGTGCCGCGGCCGGTGAAGGGGCGCCTGCCTCTCTGGCTCGCCACGGGTGGCAATCCGTCGTCCTCTGTGCGCGCCGGCCAGCTCGGCCTACCCATCTCCTATGGAATCATCGGGGGACAGCCACACCGCTTCGCACCACTGGCTGAGTTGTATCGGCAGTCGGCGGCCCAGGCCGGGCACTCGGGTGACGACATCCGGGTCTCTGTTGGCGCGCTCGGTTTGATCGCGCCGACGAAGGAGGAGGCGCTGGAGCGTTTCTATCCGGGCTGGCGCAATCTGAACATCGAGATGGGCAGGCTCCGCGGTTGGTCCGCACCCGACAAGCGCAACTACGACATTCAGGCGCAAGCCCCCGGCGCTTACTATGTCGGCGACCCTGATGACGTCGCGGAGCGGATCGTGCACCTGCACGGCTACATGGGCCACATGCGGCACTTTCTGCAGATGGATATCGGCGGGCTTCCGCAGGAGCACTTCCTGGAGTCGCTCACCCTGCTGGCCACCGAGGTGAAGCCCCGCGTCAAGCGACTCCTCGCAGCGAAATAG